GAAAAAGTGAAAGAAATCCTGACCAACGCCGCGCGGGCGCATTACACGATTGCCCGGTATCCATATCCGTTCGTCTTGTTCATCGGGATGGGCGACAGTGCGCTCAATCTGGAACTTCGATGTTATTTGAAGGATGTAAACAACATCCTGACCACCCAGTCTGACCTTTATTTCACGATCTACAACGAGCTCGGCAAGGCAGGCATCGAAATCCCGTTCCCGCAGCAGGATGTTCATTTCAAGGATATGGACAAGCTGATTTCAGCCTTGGCAAAACGGGAAGAGGCAGATGGAACACCGGCCTCTTCGTGAAGCCTGATCAGACCAGTTCTGCTGCAATTCTTGCGGCGAGACGCGCATTGTTGCGCACCAGCGCAATGTTGGTGTCGAGGCTGCGGCCATCGGTCAGCTCAAGGATGTTGCCGAGGACGAACGGTGTTACTCCCTTGCCGGTCACATTCTGCTCGGCTGCTGTCTTGATGGCCGCGTCGATGAAACCTGACATTTCATTGCGGGGAATTTCATCCGTCTCCGGGACCGGGTTGGTGATCAGCACACCGCCATGATCTGAAAAGTTCTCCCGCACCTTCAAAAGCACACCGATCTCGTTCGGCGTATCAAGACGGTAAGGAGCGCTGAGGCCGCTTTCGCGGGACCAGAAGGCAGGCAATTCGTCAGTCCCGTAGGCAACGACCGGAACGCCTTTTGTTTCGAGTACCTCAAGGGTTTTCGGAATGTCCAAAAGCGCTTTGGCGCCAGCACACACGACACAGACAGGCGTGCGGGCGAGTTCATCGAGGTCCGCTGAGATGTCGAAGCTTTGCTCTGCGCCCTTGTGCACACCGCCGATGCCACCCGTCGCGAAGACTTTGATGCCAGCTGCGTGAGCCGCCATCATCGTCGCGGCTACCGTAGTTGCTCCGTAGCGGCCAGTCGCAAGCGCAAAAGTGAGATCCGCCCGTGAGCACTTCATGACATCTTCCGCCTGTGCAAGCCGGTCGAGATCCGCGTCGGACAGGCCGACATGGATCTTTCCGTCCATGATGGCAATCGTTGCCGGAACAGCACCGTTTTCCCGAATATCGGCTTCGACTTGCCGTGCCGTTTCAACGTTCCGCGGGAATGGCATGCCGTGAGTGATGATGGTCGATTCCAGCGCAACGAGCGGCTTGTTGGCGGCGAGCGCATCACGGACTTCGTCGCTGTAGACGATCACGTTTTTCAAAGCGGCGGATTGGGCGGGGTGTGTCACAAGCAAAAGCCTTTTAGATGTGTGGCAGGTCGGCCGGAGCCGGGGGAATTTTGCGCCTTATAGACATCTGAACAAAAATCGCCAAGAACGGTATTTGTCCATTTGGTCAAATTTCATTGAGGGTTGCAAGGGCGTCCCATGATAATCCTTCTGCCAGGGCTCCGGTGCTTTTCAGTGTGATGGCGGCGGCCCGAAGCCCTAACGGCACGGCATCGTTCAGATGATACCCGCGGCAGAGGCCGGCAATCGTTCCGGCGGTCAAAGCATCTCCGGCACCGGTCACGTCAACGATTTGGGTTGCAAGGGTCTTATGAGCGGTGATTGCCTCTACGTTGAGGACAAGCACATCGGATTTGCCATTGGTCAGGACCACCCGCTTAGCGCCGAGGTATTGAAGGTCGCGGAGCAGGTCTTCGCTCGATGTCTCTGTGCTCTTGCCCGTCATGGCGAGCGCTTCGCCGCGATTGAGCATCAGGCAATGGAGTTTGGGAAGCAGCGGCAGCAGCCGGGTGGCTTTGGAATTGGAAACAGCGTTTGCGACCAATCTGCCTTTAGGCGCGCGATCAGAAACGGACTTCAAGAGCTGATCCGGCAGGTTTGCATCGATGAACCACAGCCCGGTTTTCAAGGACGCTGGGAGCGCATCGAAGACCGGATCAAAGAGATCTGGCGGAGCTTCGCTCAGCACCCGGTCATCCACGCTTGCAGCAGCGAGCGACCCGTCCGGATTGTGAAAGGCAATGTATTGACCCGTCGAAAATCCGGTGCGTTCCAGGGTGTAAAGCTCGATCCCATCGGCGGTCAGTTGCTCCGATAAGCTCGCCCCAGCGCCATCGGCTCCAATTGCACCGGCAAGCCCGGTTGGAATGTCCAGCCGAACAAGTGTCCTTGCAATGTTGGTCGCAACTCCGCCGGGCTTTGCAGTCAGCTTCGCCGGTGTTGACGTTTCCGGGCGATAGGCCTCGCTGGCATGGGCAAGCGTATCATAGTGGATTGCGCCGGTACACAAGACCGGTAGGGGAGAAAAAGGAAACACGTTTGTCATCATCACATCAATAGGCGAGGGAGTGCCATTTCCGCTTTGACATCCCTGCAGAAAACTTGAAGACCGGCGGGCTAACAGATTGCGCCTTTGTCCGCAACCAGCCGGTCACTCTGTGATTCTCTCACGCTGCCCGGTCTCCGAATGTTCCAAATTTAACTTACCTTGCGTTATTCTTTATACATTCATATGAGAACATATTGGAAACAAAAGGCAAATTCCATTTAAATACCAAACGGTTTTGGGGGCTTGAAAAATGAGAACAAAATAAGTACAAAGGAGCGGATTGAAACAGAGCGTCCATCATGGAATAAGGAGCGTTCAGCCATGTCGCAAAGTACACTTCGTCTCGTAGAAAGCAGCCAGATGGACAAGACAAAAGCGCTTGATGCAGCGCTCAGCCAGATTGAACGGGCCTTTGGTAAAGGCTCCATCATGCGAATGGGCCAGGGGCAGGTCGTGGAGGTTCAATCAGTCTCCACCGGGTCGCTTGGTCTTGACATCGCCCTTGGCATTGGCGGTCTGCCGAAAGGCCGGATCGTCGAGATCTACGGGCCGGAATCGTCCGGTAAGACGACACTGGCTCTGCACACGGTGGCCGAAGCGCAAAAGACCGGCGGCATTTGTGCCTTCATCGATGCCGAGCACGCGCTTGACCCGATTTACGCCCGCAAGCTGGGTGTTGATATCGACAACCTGCTCATTTCCCAGCCGGATGCCGGGGAACAGGCTCTGGAAATTGCCGATACGCTTGTCCGCTCCGGCGCGATCGATGTGTTGGTGATCGATTCGGTTGCTGCATTGACGCCGAAGGCCGAGCTCGAAGGCGAAATGGGCGACAGCCTGCCCGGTATGCAGGCGCGTTTGATGAGCCAGGCCCTGCGGAAGCTGACGGCGTCGATTTCCAAGTCAAAATGCATGGTGATCTTTATCAATCAGATCCGGATGAAGATTGGTGTGATGTTTGGCTCACCGGAAACCACTACCGGCGGCAACGCCTTGAAATTTTACGCCTCCGTCCGTCTGGACATCCGCCGGATCGGTGCGATCAAGGACAAGGATGAAGTCGTCGGCAACCAGACCCGTGTCAAAGTGGTCAAGAACAAGCTTGCGCCGCCATTCCGTCAGGTTGAGTTCGACATCATTTACGGTGAGGGCGTGTCAAAGATGGGCGAGTTGATCGATCTAGGCGTCAAGGGCGGCATTGTCGAGAAGTCGGGCGCATGGTTCTCCTACAACAGCCAGCGGCTCGGCCAGGGTCGTGAGAATTCGAAGCAGTTCCTGCGCGAAAACAAAGAAATTGCAGACGAGATTGAATTGTCTATCCGCCAGAACGCCGGGCTCATCGCCGAGGCGATCATTGACCCGGCTGGCGGTGAAGAGGACGACGATTAAGTTCGACCCGCATTTAGATCGAAAACATTAGCTGTTCTAGTCGGAATTGGCGGTTTTCAGAATTCAAGAGCCCTTCCGGAGCTGATCCGGGAGGGCTTTTTGTGGTCCGGGCACTCTCCGTCGATTGCTGTCGCGAACCCCGTATGAAACTTCGATCCGAACCGCAGAATCTCGGGGGCAGACCGCTGGACACACCGAGTGCCGAAAGTTAAAAGGCTGTTCCGGTGCGCAGGGATTGTCCCTGACACGCACCTTTGTCGATGTTTCTTTAGGGCCCGGACGCGGGCCCGGATCTAAGCGAGACGTGAATGACCGGCGTAAACGAAATCCGCTCCGCCTTTCTGGACTACTTCAAGGCCAACGATCACGAGGTGGTCGACTCCGGTCCGCTAGTGCCTCGCAACGATCCGACCTTGATGTTCGCAAATGCGGGCATGAACCAGTTCAAGAACGTCTTTACCGGGCTGGAGACGCGGGATTACAGCCGGGCCGTTACTGCCCAAAAGGTCGTGCGTGCGGGCGGCAAGCACAACGATCTCGACAATGTTGGTTATACCGCGCGCCACCACACATTCTTCGAAATGCTCGGCAATTTCTCCTTCGGCGACTATTTCAAGGAACGCGCGATTGAGCTCGCCTGGAACCTGATAACCAAGGAGTACGGTCTTCCGAAGGACCGCCTGCTGGTGACGGTGTATGCAGAAGATGATGACGCGGCAGTGTTCTGGAAAAAGATCGCCGGTCTTTCTGACGACAAGATTATCCGCATCCCGACGTCCGACAATTTCTGGACAATGGGGGACACCGGTCCGTGTGGCCCGTGTTCGGAAATTTTCTACGATCACGGCGATCATATCTGGGGCGGCCCTCCAGGAACGCCGGAAGAAGATGGCGACCGGTTTGTCGAGATCTGGAACCTCGTCTTCATGCAGTACGAGCAGACACCGGATTCGCGTCTCGATTTGCCGCGCCCGTCCATCGACACAGGCATGGGCATTGAGCGTCTTGCGACCGTTCTCCAAGGCGTCCACAACAACTATGACATCGATCTGTTTCGGGCGTTGATCTCCGCTTCCGAGCACGAAACAGGTGTTGAGGCGTCCGGCGATGCGCTGTCGAGCCACCGGGTGATCTCGGATCACCTGCGCTCCACCAGCTTTTTGATCGCCGACGGCGTGTTGCCGTCGAACGAGGGCCGCGGCTACGTTCTGCGCCGGATCATGCGCCGCGGTATGCGTCACGCCCATTTGTTGGGCGCGCGCGATCCGCTGATGCACAAGCTGGTCCCGTCGCTGATCCGTGAAATGGGCCGTGCTTATCCCGAGCTAACGCGTGCCGAGGCGTTGATCACCGAAACCTTGAAGCTGGAAGAAACCCGGTTCCGCAAAACACTGGAGCGGGGGCTTGGATTGCTGGACACAGCAACCGAAGATCTGACCGCGGGTGGACAACTCGACGGCGAAACGGCCTTCAAGCTCTATGACACATACGGTTTCCCGCTGGATCTGACGCAGGATGCCTTGCGTGTCCGGGATATCACCGTCGATACCGACGGTTTTGATGCTGCTATGGAGCGCCAGAAAGCGGAAGCGCGTGCAGCCTGGTCTGGATCCGGCGGTGCGGCTACCGAAGCCGTCTGGTTTGCCATGAAGGAAAAATACGGTGCCACCGATTTCCTCGGGTATGAGACGGAAGTCGCCGAAGGTATCGTTGCGGGCTTAGCGGCAGATGACGCGGAGACCAATGAACTGAAAGCTGGTGAGACCGGTTTTGTCGTTTTAAATCAGACGCCGTTCTATGGAGAGAGCGGCGGTCAGGTCGGCGACACCGGCGTGATGACGGCACCTGGTGTGAAGATCACGGTCACCGATACACAAAAGAAGGCTGACGGTCTTTTTGTGCATGTCGTGACTGTTGACGAAGGTACCGTAACGCCTGAGCTCGCACTGGAGTTGAAGGTGGATCACGACCGGCGTTCGGCTGTCCGGTCGAACCACACGGCAACCCACCTTGTGCATGAAGCTTTGCGTGAAGTCCTTGGAACGCACGTCGCCCAGAAAGGCTCGCTGGTCTCGCCGGACCGTTTGCGCTTCGATTTCTCTCATCCCAAGCCGATGAGTGACGACGAGCTGGCGATTGTCGAGACCTTCGCCAATGAAATCATTCTGCAGAATGCGTCTGTTGAAACCCGTTTGATGGCTGTTGATGACGCGATCGAGGCTGGCGCCATGGCGCTGTTCGGTGAGAAATACGGCGAAGAAGTCCGCGTCGTCTCCATGGGTACAGCGCTTCATGGCGACAAGACCGGCAAGCCTTATTCACTTGAGCTTTGCGGCGGAACGCATGTCAAACGGACGGGCGACATTGGCCTTGTAACACTTGTTTCCGAAGGCGCGGTGGCCGCTGGCGTGCGCCGGATCGAGGCCCTGACCGGGGCTGAAGCGCGGACTTACCTCGATACGCAAGACAAGCGGCTTCGCGAAGTCGCCGGGATCCTGAAGGTGGGCACTGGGGATGTTCCATCCCGTGTTGCTCAGCTTGTCGAGGAACGGCGTAAGCTGGAAAAGGAACTGGCGGACGCACGCAAGAAGCTTGCAATGGGCGGCGGCGCGGACGGCGGAACTCCGGTCAAGGATGCCGGCAGTTTCAAACTGATGGCCCGCACCGTCGAAGGCATCAACCCGAAGGACCTGAAAGGCATGGCCGACGAAGCCAAGACCCAGCTTGGGTCCGGCGTTGTTGTGCTCATCAACGTCGCGGAAGATGGGAAAGCAGCCATCGTCACTGCGGTGACGAGGGATTTGACCGAAAAGGTGAGTGCCGTGGATCTGGTGCGGATCGGGTCTGAAGCGCTCGGCGGTCGTGGCGGCGGCGGCCGCCCGGACATGGCGCAGGCCGGTGGCCCGGATGGATCAAAGGCCGAGAGTGCCGTTTCTGCGATTGAGGCGCATTTGGCTGGTCTTTGAAACTGACCTGACAGCACACGGAACAGTAAAAGGAGCGGGAGCACACAGTCTTCCGCCCTTTTTGTTATTGCTCCTTGTGCAGCTTGCCTATCTGCAGACATGCACTTGCGCTTCCGCAGGATAATTTTGCGCAACTCGAAACTTCGGCTATGTCTTTTAAAAAGTGAGTCCACTGCAAGCAGGACAACCTGTGCCCGGCCATGATTTTAAACGCGCACTCTACGAAGTGCTTGAAGATACCGGTAAACGCCGTCTTGCGGCGCAAAGCCTGCGCAATTTTCTGATCTTCCTGATTGTGGCAAATGTCGTGTTTGCCGTCTTGGAGACCGTGCCGGAAATCCGGGACACGTTCGGCCCGCATTTGAGGTTTTTACAGCTTGGCTCCGGCGTCATTTTTCTGATCGAATACCTATTGCGGCTCTACGTGGCGGACCTTCACCCGCCGATGCGCCGCTACGGACCGGTCGGGGCCCGGTTGCGCTATGCGCTTCATCCGGACGCGATTGTCGATCTCATAGGCGCATTGCCGTTGGTTCTCGTTCTGGTTTTGCCAAACCAGGCCGTGACGATGGTCGTCATCTTTCGTTTGTTGCGGTTCCTGAAGCTCGCCCGCTATTCCCCGGCGCTCCGATCGCTGATTTCCGCGGTTGCCGCAGAGCGCAAGGCGCTCATAGGATCCAGCATGATCATCTTTGGCGTGATCCTGATGGCCGCCACGCTGATGTATCTGATTGAACACAATCATCAGCCGGAGAAATTCCGCAGCATCCTGCACGGTATCTACTGGGCCATCACCACGGTGACCACGGTTGGCTACGGAGATGTCGTGCCAATCAGCAACCTCGGCAAGATGGTCGGGGCGGTTGTCATGCTCATGGGTTATGGGTTGATTGCATTGCCGGTTGGCATCATTGCCTCAGCTTTTGCGCGCGAGATCCACAGCCGTGATTTTGTCGTCACTTGGTCCATGGTTGCCCGTGTGCCGCTGTTTGAAGATCTGAGCGCGACGGAAGTGGCGTCGGTTTCAAAACTTCTTCAAGCCTTCAACGTGCGCAAGGGGGCCACCATCGCCGAAGCTGGAGACATCGCTGACCGGATGTTTTTCATCACCAGCGGTGAAGTCGAAATCCGCACGGAACACGGGACGGTGTTCCTTGGCGAAGGAAATTTCTTCGGCGAACTGGCGCTCCTCAATCAGGCAGTTCGCAGAACAACGGTGGTCGCCTACCGGGATTGCCAGTTACTCGTGCTTGAGGCTGGCGCTCTGCAACAGCTGATGGATCAGGATGCGGCTCTGGCGAAGAAAATCATGGATGAG
This window of the Roseibium alexandrii DFL-11 genome carries:
- the recA gene encoding recombinase RecA; translation: MSQSTLRLVESSQMDKTKALDAALSQIERAFGKGSIMRMGQGQVVEVQSVSTGSLGLDIALGIGGLPKGRIVEIYGPESSGKTTLALHTVAEAQKTGGICAFIDAEHALDPIYARKLGVDIDNLLISQPDAGEQALEIADTLVRSGAIDVLVIDSVAALTPKAELEGEMGDSLPGMQARLMSQALRKLTASISKSKCMVIFINQIRMKIGVMFGSPETTTGGNALKFYASVRLDIRRIGAIKDKDEVVGNQTRVKVVKNKLAPPFRQVEFDIIYGEGVSKMGELIDLGVKGGIVEKSGAWFSYNSQRLGQGRENSKQFLRENKEIADEIELSIRQNAGLIAEAIIDPAGGEEDDD
- a CDS encoding cyclic nucleotide-gated ion channel; translated protein: MPGHDFKRALYEVLEDTGKRRLAAQSLRNFLIFLIVANVVFAVLETVPEIRDTFGPHLRFLQLGSGVIFLIEYLLRLYVADLHPPMRRYGPVGARLRYALHPDAIVDLIGALPLVLVLVLPNQAVTMVVIFRLLRFLKLARYSPALRSLISAVAAERKALIGSSMIIFGVILMAATLMYLIEHNHQPEKFRSILHGIYWAITTVTTVGYGDVVPISNLGKMVGAVVMLMGYGLIALPVGIIASAFAREIHSRDFVVTWSMVARVPLFEDLSATEVASVSKLLQAFNVRKGATIAEAGDIADRMFFITSGEVEIRTEHGTVFLGEGNFFGELALLNQAVRRTTVVAYRDCQLLVLEAGALQQLMDQDAALAKKIMDEARERVEAGKKVLGEIAEEELEQAGIVPSDEDNNLQPELFEDGRPVKAD
- a CDS encoding pseudouridine-5'-phosphate glycosidase — encoded protein: MLVTHPAQSAALKNVIVYSDEVRDALAANKPLVALESTIITHGMPFPRNVETARQVEADIRENGAVPATIAIMDGKIHVGLSDADLDRLAQAEDVMKCSRADLTFALATGRYGATTVAATMMAAHAAGIKVFATGGIGGVHKGAEQSFDISADLDELARTPVCVVCAGAKALLDIPKTLEVLETKGVPVVAYGTDELPAFWSRESGLSAPYRLDTPNEIGVLLKVRENFSDHGGVLITNPVPETDEIPRNEMSGFIDAAIKTAAEQNVTGKGVTPFVLGNILELTDGRSLDTNIALVRNNARLAARIAAELV
- the alaS gene encoding alanine--tRNA ligase — protein: MTGVNEIRSAFLDYFKANDHEVVDSGPLVPRNDPTLMFANAGMNQFKNVFTGLETRDYSRAVTAQKVVRAGGKHNDLDNVGYTARHHTFFEMLGNFSFGDYFKERAIELAWNLITKEYGLPKDRLLVTVYAEDDDAAVFWKKIAGLSDDKIIRIPTSDNFWTMGDTGPCGPCSEIFYDHGDHIWGGPPGTPEEDGDRFVEIWNLVFMQYEQTPDSRLDLPRPSIDTGMGIERLATVLQGVHNNYDIDLFRALISASEHETGVEASGDALSSHRVISDHLRSTSFLIADGVLPSNEGRGYVLRRIMRRGMRHAHLLGARDPLMHKLVPSLIREMGRAYPELTRAEALITETLKLEETRFRKTLERGLGLLDTATEDLTAGGQLDGETAFKLYDTYGFPLDLTQDALRVRDITVDTDGFDAAMERQKAEARAAWSGSGGAATEAVWFAMKEKYGATDFLGYETEVAEGIVAGLAADDAETNELKAGETGFVVLNQTPFYGESGGQVGDTGVMTAPGVKITVTDTQKKADGLFVHVVTVDEGTVTPELALELKVDHDRRSAVRSNHTATHLVHEALREVLGTHVAQKGSLVSPDRLRFDFSHPKPMSDDELAIVETFANEIILQNASVETRLMAVDDAIEAGAMALFGEKYGEEVRVVSMGTALHGDKTGKPYSLELCGGTHVKRTGDIGLVTLVSEGAVAAGVRRIEALTGAEARTYLDTQDKRLREVAGILKVGTGDVPSRVAQLVEERRKLEKELADARKKLAMGGGADGGTPVKDAGSFKLMARTVEGINPKDLKGMADEAKTQLGSGVVVLINVAEDGKAAIVTAVTRDLTEKVSAVDLVRIGSEALGGRGGGGRPDMAQAGGPDGSKAESAVSAIEAHLAGL
- a CDS encoding PfkB family carbohydrate kinase; this encodes MTNVFPFSPLPVLCTGAIHYDTLAHASEAYRPETSTPAKLTAKPGGVATNIARTLVRLDIPTGLAGAIGADGAGASLSEQLTADGIELYTLERTGFSTGQYIAFHNPDGSLAAASVDDRVLSEAPPDLFDPVFDALPASLKTGLWFIDANLPDQLLKSVSDRAPKGRLVANAVSNSKATRLLPLLPKLHCLMLNRGEALAMTGKSTETSSEDLLRDLQYLGAKRVVLTNGKSDVLVLNVEAITAHKTLATQIVDVTGAGDALTAGTIAGLCRGYHLNDAVPLGLRAAAITLKSTGALAEGLSWDALATLNEI